In Streptomyces sp. NBC_00306, a single genomic region encodes these proteins:
- a CDS encoding succinate dehydrogenase/fumarate reductase iron-sulfur subunit: MSSYQAGFRVWRGDKDGGGLEDFSVEVNDGEVVLDIIHRLQATQASDLAVRWNCKAGKCGSCSAEINGRPRLMCMTRMSVFTREETITVTPLRAFPVVRDLVTDVNFNYTKAREVPSFVPPPGVAAGEYRMQQVDVDRSQEFRKCIECFLCQDTCHVVRDHEENKTAFAGPRFLMRVAELDMHPLDAASEAGLDRKKTAQDEHGLGYCNITKCCTEVCPEGIKITDNALIPLKERAVDRKYDPLVWLGNKIGRRKD, encoded by the coding sequence GTGAGTTCGTACCAAGCCGGCTTCAGGGTGTGGCGCGGCGACAAGGACGGGGGCGGGCTGGAGGACTTCTCCGTCGAGGTCAACGACGGCGAGGTCGTGCTCGACATCATCCACCGCCTCCAGGCCACCCAGGCGTCCGACCTCGCGGTCCGCTGGAACTGCAAGGCGGGCAAGTGCGGTTCGTGCAGCGCGGAGATCAACGGCCGGCCGCGGCTGATGTGCATGACGCGGATGTCCGTCTTCACACGCGAGGAGACGATCACGGTGACCCCGCTGCGGGCGTTCCCCGTGGTGCGCGACCTCGTGACGGACGTGAACTTCAACTACACGAAGGCGCGGGAGGTGCCGTCCTTCGTTCCACCGCCGGGGGTCGCCGCCGGTGAGTACCGCATGCAGCAGGTCGATGTGGACCGCTCGCAGGAGTTCCGCAAGTGCATCGAGTGCTTCCTGTGCCAGGACACCTGCCATGTGGTGCGCGACCACGAGGAGAACAAGACGGCCTTCGCCGGCCCGCGCTTCCTGATGCGGGTGGCGGAGCTGGACATGCACCCTCTCGACGCGGCGTCCGAGGCGGGGCTGGACCGCAAGAAGACGGCCCAGGACGAGCACGGTCTCGGCTACTGCAACATCACCAAGTGCTGTACGGAGGTGTGTCCGGAGGGCATCAAGATCACGGACAACGCCCTGATCCCGCTGAAGGAACGGGCGGTCGACCGGAAGTACGACCCGCTGGTCTGGCTGGGCAACAAGATCGGCCGCCGGAAGGACTGA
- a CDS encoding fumarate reductase/succinate dehydrogenase flavoprotein subunit, with the protein MTELERQQWDVVVVGAGGAGLRAAIEAREKGARTAVICKSLFGKAHTVMAEGGIAASMGNVNSGDNWQVHFRDTMRGGKFLNQWRMAELHAREAPDRVWELETWGALFDRTADGKISQRNFGGHEYPRLAHVGDRTGLELIRTLQQKIVSLQQEDFKETGDYESRLKVFQECTVTRVLKDGDRVSGTFCYERESGRFFVLEAPAVVLSTGGIGKSFKVTSNSWEYTGDGHALALLAGAPLLNMEFVQFHPTGMVWPPSVKGILVTESVRGDGGVLRNSEGKRFMFDYIPDVFKEKYAQSEEEGDRWYEDPDNNRRPPELLPRDEVARAINAEVKAGRGSPHGGVFLDVSTRMPAEVIRRRLPSMYHQFKELADVDITAEAMEVGPTCHYVMGGIAVESDSASAVGVPGLFAAGEVAGGMHGSNRLGGNSLSDLLVFGRRAGLYAAEHAAGLAVRPAVDEAQIDAAAAEALRPFSAEGPEEGAQPENPYTLHQELQQTMNDLVGIIRRAGEMEQALEKLADLRVRARRAGVEGHRQFNPGWHLSLDLRNMLLVSECIARAALERTESRGGHTREDCPAMERDWRPVNLMCRLVDPTGGLAATDPVRGQIALERRTTDPIRPDLLALFDKEELVKYLAEEELYE; encoded by the coding sequence ATGACAGAGCTCGAACGCCAGCAGTGGGACGTCGTGGTGGTGGGCGCGGGCGGCGCGGGCCTGCGCGCCGCCATCGAGGCCCGCGAGAAGGGCGCCCGTACGGCGGTCATCTGCAAGTCCCTGTTCGGCAAGGCCCACACGGTGATGGCGGAGGGCGGCATCGCCGCCTCCATGGGCAACGTGAACTCCGGGGACAACTGGCAGGTCCACTTCCGCGACACCATGCGCGGCGGCAAGTTCCTCAACCAGTGGCGGATGGCGGAACTCCACGCGCGCGAGGCGCCGGACCGCGTCTGGGAGCTGGAGACCTGGGGCGCGCTCTTCGACCGCACCGCCGACGGAAAGATCTCGCAGCGCAACTTCGGCGGGCACGAGTACCCCCGGCTGGCGCACGTCGGTGACCGGACCGGCCTGGAGCTGATCCGCACCCTTCAGCAGAAGATCGTCTCGCTCCAGCAGGAGGACTTCAAGGAGACCGGGGACTACGAGTCCCGGCTGAAGGTCTTCCAGGAGTGCACCGTCACCCGGGTCCTCAAGGACGGGGACCGGGTCTCCGGCACGTTCTGCTACGAACGCGAGTCCGGACGGTTCTTCGTCCTCGAAGCCCCCGCGGTGGTGCTCTCCACCGGCGGCATCGGCAAGTCCTTCAAGGTGACGTCGAACTCCTGGGAGTACACCGGCGACGGCCACGCGCTGGCGCTGCTCGCCGGGGCACCGCTGCTCAACATGGAGTTCGTGCAGTTCCACCCGACCGGCATGGTCTGGCCGCCGTCGGTGAAGGGGATCCTCGTCACCGAGTCCGTGCGCGGCGACGGCGGGGTGCTGCGCAACTCCGAGGGCAAACGGTTCATGTTCGACTACATCCCCGACGTCTTCAAGGAGAAGTACGCGCAGTCGGAGGAGGAGGGCGACCGCTGGTACGAGGACCCGGACAACAACCGGCGTCCCCCCGAGCTGCTGCCGCGTGACGAGGTGGCCCGTGCCATCAACGCCGAGGTGAAGGCGGGTCGCGGCTCCCCGCACGGCGGGGTGTTCCTGGACGTGTCGACGCGGATGCCCGCCGAGGTGATCCGGCGCCGACTGCCGTCGATGTACCACCAGTTCAAGGAACTGGCGGACGTCGACATCACGGCCGAGGCCATGGAGGTCGGACCGACCTGCCACTACGTGATGGGCGGCATCGCCGTCGAGTCCGACAGCGCGTCCGCCGTGGGGGTACCCGGTCTGTTCGCGGCCGGCGAGGTCGCCGGCGGGATGCACGGCTCCAACAGGCTCGGCGGCAACTCGCTCTCCGACCTGCTGGTCTTCGGCCGGCGCGCGGGGCTGTACGCGGCCGAGCACGCGGCGGGGCTCGCGGTACGGCCCGCTGTCGACGAGGCACAGATCGACGCGGCCGCGGCGGAGGCCCTGCGCCCCTTCAGCGCGGAGGGTCCCGAGGAGGGCGCACAGCCGGAGAATCCGTACACCCTCCATCAGGAGCTCCAGCAGACGATGAACGACCTCGTCGGCATCATCCGGCGCGCGGGCGAGATGGAACAGGCGCTGGAGAAGCTGGCCGACCTCCGGGTCCGCGCACGGCGCGCGGGTGTCGAGGGCCACCGGCAGTTCAACCCGGGCTGGCACCTCTCGCTGGATCTGCGGAACATGCTGCTGGTCAGCGAGTGCATCGCGCGGGCGGCGCTGGAACGCACCGAGAGCCGCGGCGGGCACACCCGTGAGGACTGCCCCGCGATGGAGCGCGACTGGCGGCCGGTCAATCTGATGTGCCGGCTGGTCGACCCCACCGGCGGACTGGCGGCGACCGATCCGGTACGCGGCCAGATCGCGCTGGAACGCAGGACGACCGATCCCATCCGTCCGGACCTGCTCGCTCTGTTCGACAAGGAGGAGCTGGTCAAGTACCTCGCCGAAGAGGAGCTCTACGAGTGA
- a CDS encoding TPM domain-containing protein: MTRIATRVLLAVLVATWWLAVPAARDALADEPVSLSRDGQITDRVDALGDREQAVVQALDRLYDTTRQQLFVVYVRDFSGRSAQDWAEATAQKNGLGQNDILLAVATHDRQYAYFVDAASPLTDAQLADVARTAVEPALRENDWAGAAIGAADGYGAVLNGRPVPAPALTPGDPDPGGSDATGAGDLVLPVVVVGGAAAIGAFALVRRRRRTATRTTPQGGRAGWGDGAQSPVPLPALDARSKQALVDTDDALRTSEEELGFATAQFGDEAAKPFRDAVEHARSELTAAFRLRQQLDDAHPEDDATRRRMLDEIVSRCTEADRRLDAESEDFDRLRALEENAPQALATARTAFDDLEGRLVTTEATLTVMRERYAPSAAAPVANSVEQARDRLRFAGAGLDEADQAVAASDHARAAVHVRAAEGALAQARQLIEAVDRRAQELAEAAGKLPGALTETDADLAEARGLLKGTSAGVSTAGLQGSVARAETVAGEVRRETETGPYDPIDALRRIEEADAALDEALAGARENEQGVRRAGALLDRAALGARSSVGAAADYITTHRGAVGSEARTRLAEAQRRLARSEELAASGDVQGALAEAQQADALARQAQSLAEEDVRGFGNPFGPGGVQGAGSAGGGLGGAVLGGIILGGLFGGGRGGGYGGGYGGGGLGGGFGGGFGGGGFGGGPGSFGGGGTRGRRGGGRF; the protein is encoded by the coding sequence GTGACGCGAATAGCCACCCGAGTGCTCCTGGCGGTGCTGGTGGCGACGTGGTGGCTGGCCGTGCCCGCCGCCCGCGACGCCCTGGCCGACGAGCCCGTCAGCCTGTCCCGCGACGGCCAGATCACCGACCGGGTGGACGCGCTCGGCGACCGCGAGCAGGCGGTCGTCCAGGCTCTCGACCGGCTCTACGACACGACACGGCAGCAGCTCTTCGTCGTGTACGTACGGGACTTCTCCGGCCGCTCCGCGCAGGACTGGGCCGAGGCCACCGCGCAGAAGAACGGCCTCGGCCAGAACGACATCCTGCTCGCCGTCGCCACGCACGACCGGCAGTACGCGTACTTCGTCGACGCCGCCTCCCCGCTGACGGACGCCCAGCTCGCGGACGTGGCGCGCACGGCCGTCGAGCCCGCGCTGCGGGAGAACGACTGGGCGGGCGCGGCGATCGGCGCGGCGGACGGATACGGCGCGGTCCTGAACGGGCGGCCGGTGCCCGCGCCGGCCCTCACGCCGGGCGACCCCGACCCCGGAGGATCCGACGCGACGGGCGCGGGCGACCTGGTCCTGCCGGTCGTGGTGGTCGGCGGCGCGGCCGCGATCGGGGCGTTCGCCCTCGTCAGACGCCGCAGGCGCACGGCCACCCGCACCACGCCCCAGGGCGGCAGGGCGGGCTGGGGTGACGGGGCGCAGTCGCCGGTGCCGCTGCCCGCGCTGGACGCCCGGTCCAAGCAGGCACTCGTGGACACCGACGACGCGCTGCGCACCAGCGAGGAGGAACTCGGCTTCGCCACAGCCCAGTTCGGCGACGAGGCGGCGAAGCCGTTCCGGGACGCGGTCGAGCACGCACGGAGCGAGCTGACGGCCGCGTTCAGGCTCCGCCAGCAGCTCGACGACGCCCATCCCGAGGACGACGCCACCCGTCGGCGGATGCTCGACGAGATCGTCTCCCGGTGCACGGAGGCCGACCGGCGCCTCGACGCCGAGTCGGAGGACTTCGACCGGCTGCGTGCCCTGGAAGAGAACGCACCCCAGGCCCTCGCCACCGCCCGGACGGCCTTCGACGACCTCGAGGGCCGACTGGTCACGACCGAGGCCACGCTCACGGTGATGCGCGAGCGGTACGCCCCCTCCGCCGCCGCTCCCGTCGCGAACAGCGTCGAACAGGCCAGGGACCGGCTGCGTTTCGCCGGGGCGGGGCTCGACGAGGCGGACCAGGCCGTCGCAGCCTCCGACCACGCCAGGGCGGCCGTGCACGTAAGGGCGGCGGAGGGCGCTCTGGCCCAGGCGCGCCAACTGATCGAGGCCGTGGACCGGCGGGCGCAGGAGCTCGCGGAGGCGGCCGGCAAGCTGCCGGGCGCGCTGACGGAGACGGACGCGGACCTGGCGGAGGCGCGGGGACTGCTGAAGGGGACGTCGGCCGGGGTGTCGACGGCCGGTCTCCAGGGCAGCGTCGCCCGCGCCGAGACGGTGGCCGGCGAGGTGCGCCGGGAGACGGAGACGGGGCCTTACGACCCGATCGACGCCCTGCGCCGGATCGAGGAGGCGGATGCCGCGCTCGACGAGGCCCTCGCCGGTGCCCGGGAGAACGAGCAGGGGGTACGCCGGGCGGGCGCGCTGCTCGACCGGGCGGCGCTCGGTGCCCGGTCGTCCGTCGGCGCGGCCGCCGACTACATCACCACGCACCGCGGGGCGGTGGGCAGCGAGGCGAGGACCCGGCTGGCGGAGGCGCAGCGGAGGCTGGCCCGCTCGGAGGAGCTGGCCGCGTCGGGCGACGTGCAGGGCGCGCTGGCCGAGGCGCAGCAGGCGGACGCACTGGCACGGCAGGCGCAGAGCCTGGCCGAGGAGGACGTGCGCGGATTCGGGAACCCGTTCGGGCCGGGCGGTGTACAAGGAGCGGGAAGTGCGGGGGGTGGGCTCGGGGGCGCGGTGCTCGGCGGGATCATCCTCGGCGGACTGTTCGGCGGAGGAAGGGGCGGAGGGTATGGCGGGGGTTACGGAGGCGGAGGCCTCGGAGGCGGATTCGGCGGCGGTTTCGGGGGCGGCGGCTTCGGCGGCGGGCCCGGCAGTTTCGGCGGCGGGGGCACGCGCGGCCGCAGGGGTGGTGGCCGGTTCTGA